The proteins below come from a single Dinghuibacter silviterrae genomic window:
- a CDS encoding NADH-quinone oxidoreductase subunit B, whose protein sequence is MARPVRFNVHAEADVKLVKDGPEGYSGEGFFATRLDKVVGLARSNSMWPLPFATSCCGIEFMATMGATYDFARFGAERVGFSPRQCDLLMVMGTIAKKMGPVVKQVYLQMAEPRWVIAVGACASSGGIFDTYSVLQGIDQIIPVDVYVPGCPPRPEAILDGFMKVQDLVHNREMIRRRTSDRYKELMESYGIQ, encoded by the coding sequence ATGGCACGCCCCGTTCGATTTAACGTTCATGCGGAAGCAGATGTAAAGCTGGTAAAGGATGGCCCGGAGGGCTATTCCGGTGAAGGTTTTTTTGCCACGCGACTGGATAAGGTAGTGGGTCTGGCCCGGAGTAACTCTATGTGGCCCTTGCCGTTTGCTACCAGTTGTTGCGGGATCGAATTCATGGCGACGATGGGTGCCACCTACGACTTTGCCCGTTTTGGTGCGGAAAGGGTAGGGTTCTCACCCCGCCAGTGCGACCTGCTGATGGTCATGGGGACCATCGCCAAAAAAATGGGACCGGTGGTTAAACAGGTATACCTCCAAATGGCGGAACCGCGTTGGGTGATCGCTGTGGGGGCCTGTGCGTCCTCGGGTGGGATATTCGATACCTATTCCGTGCTCCAGGGTATCGACCAGATCATCCCGGTCGATGTGTATGTGCCGGGTTGTCCGCCCCGGCCGGAGGCCATCCTGGATGGATTTATGAAAGTACAGGACCTGGTCCATAACCGGGAAATGATCCGGCGCCGGACCTCGGACAGGTACAAGGAATTGATGGAAAGCTACGGGATTCAATAA
- a CDS encoding NADH-quinone oxidoreductase subunit A, translating to MDDLFLQARNVVVSTDPSSAVHYLPIVLQLLVAIGIVVLMMAGTHLLGPKRKTADKLKNFESGIASVGDARHPMAIKYFLVAILFVLFDVEVIFFYPYAVNFRSLGWEGFAAVLAFVGFFLVGFIYIIKKGALHWEE from the coding sequence ATGGATGACTTATTCCTGCAGGCCCGGAATGTCGTTGTCTCTACTGACCCCAGCAGCGCCGTCCACTACTTGCCCATCGTCCTGCAATTGCTCGTAGCCATCGGTATCGTTGTCCTGATGATGGCCGGCACCCACCTCCTTGGCCCCAAGCGCAAGACGGCTGACAAGCTAAAGAATTTCGAGAGCGGTATAGCATCGGTAGGCGACGCCCGTCATCCGATGGCGATCAAATACTTCCTGGTAGCCATTCTGTTTGTGTTGTTCGACGTGGAAGTGATCTTCTTTTATCCCTACGCCGTCAACTTCCGGTCCCTGGGATGGGAAGGGTTTGCGGCTGTCCTGGCTTTTGTGGGTTTCTTCCTGGTAGGGTTTATTTATATTATTAAAAAAGGCGCCCTGCATTGGGAAGAATGA